The DNA region ATCACAATCAACCAGTTCAGCCCATAATTATCCTGAAATGGCAGCACCGCGAGATAGTGAGGTGTGTTGTTAATGTGAAATTTCCGCTTCTGGTGTTGGTGAATTTGGGATAGTCGCTCAGGAGCCTGATCCAGGTACTGAGCTGTCGTGCGGGTCAGGAAATTTTTGCTGTTGGTGGCTCGGATCAATTCTCGTGAGCCAGATCGATCGCGAAACGGCAGTTCACCCGTAGAGGTTGCTAGCAAGGTGCCCTGGCGATCCACAATAAACGCCTGTCCTGTTTTCCCTATGTTTAAGCTGTGCAGGAATTTACCAATCCCATCTAATCGCAAAGACGCAATGACAAATCCTTGAAATTGTTTGTGCTTACGGATTGGATAGGCTCTAGCAATCAGCAGGGTTGGTTGTAATAACGATGCGAAAACGGGAGTCCAAATGGGTTTATCGGCCTGCGCAATACTTTTATATTCTTGGCGCTGGCGGAGGCGAAAGTCAGGGATTGATGACTTTAACTGCAGCCGATCGCCTGTCGCATCAACCTCATAGGAACGAAACCCAAAGGACTCTTCAGCCCTATTTAACCGGAGGGAGACATCATCCTGTTGTTCAGCAGAGTGATATTCCCCCTGTGGATTGCCCACACCAACGTAAAGAATTTTTGGATGATAAACCTGCACCTGTTGCAGCAAGTACGGATCCCACTGCGGCAAATTTTGTAAATTCAGCTTCCCAGCTTTGATCAATCCATGATTGGTGCGATTAATGGCACTGGGAGTGGCAAGATGAGCCTGCAAATTCTGCTTGATACGCTGGCTTACCTCTCCCATTAATTGATCGGCCAGAATATCGATCGCCTGTTGTCGATTTTGAGCAGTTAAATAACCGACGGTTGCCACCGCTGCCAAAATTTGCAGCACAAAGGGCAACACCAGAACCACTCTTAATGGCACTTTTCTTAAACGAACTGGGGGCATCACACCGAATGACTGAGACTGCTGGGCGGCAAGCGGGTCAATATTCTGAAAAGAATAATTCAGTATGCCCCAGTTTAGAGAAAGCTCTTCGTATCAATGCTGCTATTCAACCCAGATTTTAGTGACAACTCAATTAACTCCCTGTCGATCAGTTCAACAGGCCGTTCAAGGTCAGGATCAGCCAAGGCAAGGTAGTCTGCAAAGGATAGCTTATGGGTGGAGGCCATGCTAGGTACCGTATTTCATTTGAATCCGGATGCCTGTGTTGGGGCCAGCGACCAGAAAAACCGCCTGACCAAATTTGGGTGGGCCAGTTTTCACGGCGGGATTGTTGGAAAAGCCATAGCCTTCTAGCGGCATTCCGGCACTATTGCGGTTGAGTTTGCGATCGCCGTTGGTGTCATGAAACACCGCTACCGCATAGCTGCCTGCTGTCAGGGTCTTAAAAGTTAGTTTAATCGGCTCTTCCGTAATTTTGATACAGTCCTTTTTGACAGCTTTCTCATTGCTATCTGGAAAACCCTGGCTTCCAGAAAAGAGCTTATAGCACAATAGTCCCTTTTGTCCCTTTAACCCCTCTACCTGAACCGTCAAGTCCCCTTTGTACTGAGCTGCTGCACTGCCAGCAAACATGGCGGCGCTAACTGCCATCAGCAGCGATGTACCGATTTTCCAACTCCTCACCATTTTCCTCTCCGTGACCACTCCATAGCTTTACTTACGGACGACAGCCGTAATGATGACAGTCAGGGTAGCGCTGGCGATCAGGGTAAAAGCCAATTGCATCACCCATTGCGTTGCTCGCTGATAATTACTGAAGCGATCGTTGAATTTGTCAAGTTCCGTTTTGAAGCGATCGTTATCCGCCAGGCTTTTGTTGAGATCAGAGGTTAATTTATCCAGCTTATTCGCTAAATCTTGCAGAGTTGGTTCAGAATCAGGTGTGGTTGTCATAAATGTTGGACTGGATTACCCCCCTTATGGTTCCCATTGTAGAAAACCTTGAGCTACTTCCTTTTAAGAGTAAGTTTCATGGAAGCCTGACTCCTGGTTGGAGTTTTGGGCCGAAAGGGCGATCGCGATCGCATCCACCACTCGTCCCACTGGAGTGACTTCCATCCCCACATTAGAAAACGTTTGTCCTTTGGGTATGATGGCCCGTTTAAAGCCAAGTTTTGCCGCTTCCTTGAGGCGTAACTCCATCTGGGAAACGGGCCGTACCTGGCCTCCCAATCCGACTTCTCCAATCAGCACCATCCGCGGATCGACGATGCGATCGCGAAAACTGGCCACTACTGCTACCGCTACCCCCAGGTCAGCGGCGGGTTCATTCACATTCAACCCACCGGAAGACGCAACATAGGCATCTAATTTGGATAAGGGAATGCCCACCCGCTTTTCCAGTACCGCCAGAATTTGTAACAGACGGTTGTACTCAATGCCTGTGGTAGAGCGACGGGGAGAACTGTAGCTAGTGGGACTGACGAGGGCTTGCAGTTCCACCACGATCGGTCGCGTTCCTTCACAGGCCACAATCGTTGCGCTACCAGGAGCAATTTCGTCCCGATTGCCCAGAAACAGTTCAGATGGATTCAGCACCTCCTCCAGTCCCTGATCTGCCATCTCGAATACGCCAATTTCATGAGTCGCACCAAAGCGATTCTTCACCGAGCGCAACAGACGATGGCTGGCAAAGCGATCGCCCTCAAAATATAGGACCGTGTCTACCAGATGTTCCAAGACTTTCGGGCCAGCGATCGCGCCTTCCTTGGTCACATGGCCGACAATAAATAGGGCAATATTCTGCCGCTTGGCAAACTGCATCAACATCGACGTACATTCCCGCACCTGGGCTACGGAACCGGGAGCCGAAGTCAGCGCACTGAAATACAACGCCTGAATACTATCGATGACGGCAATCTGAGGTTGCAGCGACTCCAGTTCTTCCAGGATGGTGTCGAGGTCGATTTCGGGCAGGAGGTAGAGATTGGGGATTGGGGATGGGGGATTGGGAGGGTTTGGAGTTTGGAGTTTGGAGTTTGGAGTTTGGATTTCGATTGGCTCTTTGTCCTTTGTCCCTTGTCCTTTGTCTTTTGTAAGTGACAAATGACGAATGACGGATGACGAGTTGCCTTCTCCATCTTCCTCATCCTCTCCACCTTTCCTACTCTCTACTCCCCACTCCCCACTCCCTACTCCCAGCCGCATCGCTCTCAACTTCACCTGCTGGCCAGATTCCTCAGCGCAGACGTAGAGGACGCGATAACTTTGGGCAAGACGATTGGCCGTTTGCAGGAGGAGTGTAGACTTGCCAATGCCTGGATCGCCTCCGATCAAAATCAGGGATCCGGGAACGATACCGCCTCCCAGCACGCGATCAAGTTCCACGTACCCAGAGGAGAGGCGCGGTTGCGGGTGATCAGAAATTTGGGCCAGGGTTAAGGCGGCTTTGGGTTGGGCTGGGGCCGATGGATTAGACCGTTTACTGCGGCTGGGTAATCGCCCGGTTGATAAACTACTGGAACGGGCTGATGAGGCATTACTGGCAGCGACTACCTGTTCTTGCAAAGTATTCCAGGCTTCACAGGCTAAACACTTACCAAAATATTGAGAAAACTCAGCCCCACATTGGCTACAAACGTATAGCGATCGCGATTTCGGCATACATTATTTAAGCGCTAAAAAGATGAGTTGAAGCGATAAGGCAACCGATAAAACAAATCTTAAAAAAGTCTGAAGCGACCCCAGGAAAACTACTTTAGCGATCCCAATCTTTACGAATAGAGTACTATTCTAATCATAGGGTACGAAACTTAATGATTAGAAATTCTACTTAAGGAGCCAGAGAGCGTTGGAAAATCACAAGGAAAAAATACTGGTAGTTGATGATGAAGCAAGTATTCGTCGTATCCTTGAGACTCGCCTTTCTATGATTGGCTACGACGTTGTGACGGCGGCAGACGGCGAAGAAGCGCTAGATACCTTCCGCAGTGCCGACCCCGATCTGGTTGTTCTGGATGTCATGATGCCGAAGTTGGATGGGTATGGAGTTTGTCAGGAACTGCGGAAAGAGTCTGATGTCCCCATCATTATGCTGACGGCACTGGGCGATGTGGCCGATCGCATCACTGGACTGGAACTGGGAGCGGATGACTACGTAGTGAAACCATTCTCTCCCAAGGAATTAGAAGCCCGCATTCGATCGGTGCTGCGACGGGTGGAAAAAACCGGAACCTCTGGTATTCCCAGTTCTGGAGTGATTCATATCAACAATATCCGGATTGATACGAATAAGCGCCAGGTCTATAAAGGTGACGAGCGCATCCGGTTGACAGGCATGGAATTCAGTCTACTGGAACTGCTGGTCAGTCGTTCTGGGGAAGCATTTTCCCGATCGGAAATCCTGCAGGAAGTCTGGGGCTATACTCCAGAACGTCATGTGGATACCCGCGTGGTGGATGTTCACATCTCGCGGCTGCGGGCCAAGCTGGAAGATGATCCCAGCAATCCAGAACTCATTCTGACAGCCCGTGGAACTGGATACTTATTCCAACGAATTATCGAGCCAGGAGAAAACGAGAAGGCGTAAGCTGGAAGAGAGTAAGCTCATTTTCTGATCTCTCCATGCAAATCTACCTGGATTACAGTGCCACGACTCCCACTCGCCCAGAGGCGATCGCGGCAATGCAGCAAGCTCTCACTGAGCAGTGGGGCAATCCATCTAGCCTCCATGCCTGGGGACAGCGGGCTGCCACGGCATTGGAAAGAGCCAGGGTACAAGTGGCGCGGCTGATCAATGCCCCCTCAGAGGCGATCGTGTTTACGTCGGGTGGTACCGAGGCGGATAACCTTGCCATTTTGGGGGTGGCTCGGCAGTACACCACCCCCCAGCATCTCATTATCTCCAGTGTCGAGCATTCGGCGATCGCAGAATCTGTGCGGTGGCTGGAACAGTGGGGCTGGCAGGTGACTCGCTTACCCGTTGATCGCCAGGGTCGGGTACATCCTTTGGATCTGAAAACCGCACTCCGGGCCAATACAGTCCTGGTGTCGATTATCTACGGACAGAGCGAAGTTGGGACGCTACAACCGATTGCAACCCTGGGGGCGATCGCTCGTGATCACGGTGCCCTCTTCCATACCGATGCCGTTCAGGTTGCAGGTCGCCTGCCACTGGATGTGCAACAGTTACCCGTTGATTTATTGTCCATCTCCAGTCACAAAATCTATGGGCCGCAAGGAGCCGGAGCGCTTTACATTCGTTCCGGTGTGGAATTAGTCCCGTTAATTAGCGGGGGTGGTCAGGAAGCCGGACTGCGATCTGGAACCCAGGCCGTTGCCACGATCGCAGGCTTTGGTGTAGCCGCCGAACTCGCTGCCCAGGAAATGGGTACAGAAACCCCTCGTCTGGTGACACTGCGCGATCGCCTGTTTGAACAGTTGAAAGATGTTCCTGGATTACTGCCTACGGGCGATCGTTGGAACCGCCTGCCTCACCATGTCAGCTTCTGTCTGCAAGATGCGGATGGCGACAGTCTGAATGGTAAAGCGCTGGTGCGGCAAATGAACCTGGCTGGAATTGGCATCAGTGCCGGAGCCGCCTGCCGCAGTGGGAAAGTTACCCCTAGCCCCGTTCTACAAGCTATGGGATACAGCGATCGTGTCGCTAAATCGGGGATTCGTCTAACTTTGGGACGGGACACCACAGAAGCTGACATCGATTGGACGGCAATGGTTTTGAAGCAAGTGCTGGAGCGATCGCGCCTCCAATTTGCCCTATCACGTCTATAAACTTCCTAACTCGACCGAAAACCGCTATAGAAACCTCTCCAAGTGAAATTAAATTCAGCAGTGCCGTCAGTCAAACAAATTAAGTTGCTGGGAAATTGTGTTTGCATTGGGATCAGCAGAACGCAAGATCAGTCCATGCTTCTCCAAACCCCCAAGACGATTAATATTCTCAATGATCATCGGTAAACAATACTCTCCCATACGTTCCCGGACATCACGGCTGCTGAATCGCAGCGTTCGCCATCCCAATGTTTCCAGGTCATTGTCTCGGCGTTTGTCTTGAAGAACTCGATCCTTGACTGAGTGATAGGTATCTCCATCTGCCTCAACATTGATTCTGCCCTGATTGCAGTAAATCGCAAAATCAAGCTGATAAGTTCCCTTGCTGGTTTTCACAGATTCTTGCCGTTCAGCATCTATCCCTAGGCGTTTCATGGCTACCCATAATTCATCTTCCAAAGGGCTGTCGTTCCACAAATCGTTGATTTCACTAGCTTGCTGTAACTTCTCTAAGGTGGTGGGAATAAAGGTAATCCGGCGAAACCGTTTGCTGATAATGCATTGAGGAAGCTGCTGCAGAGGACATAATTCAATCTTGTAGTACTGCTTTTGGGCCTTCTGTCCGGGCAACTCGTCTGGAAATAACAGCTTAGAGCCAGTATTCCCCTAACTTGTGTTCCGCTACTGCCTAACATTGAGCAACCCTACCTCCGAAATCACTGATTAGTAGAGGTGTTTTAATCCAAAATCGAAAATCTAAAATTGACCCACTCCAGGATTAATTTCTCAGGATTCCCCTTGCTCTTTCTCAGATACGTTAATATTAATTAACACAGTACACTCGATAAAACTCCACATTTGATATAGGAGGACAGACCCCGGTGAATAAGCGGTGGAGAAATGTAGGACTTTATGCATTGCTGGCGATCGTGGTGATTTCGCTGGCAACGGCCTTTATTGATGGTCGGCAGCCTCAGAGCAGAAATACCATGCCCTATAGTGATTTTATTCAACGGGTTGAGGCGGGCAAACCGAAGGCCGGAGAAACAGAAAATACAAAAATTGGTAAGGTTCGGAT from Leptodesmis sichuanensis A121 includes:
- a CDS encoding diguanylate cyclase domain-containing protein, yielding MPPVRLRKVPLRVVLVLPFVLQILAAVATVGYLTAQNRQQAIDILADQLMGEVSQRIKQNLQAHLATPSAINRTNHGLIKAGKLNLQNLPQWDPYLLQQVQVYHPKILYVGVGNPQGEYHSAEQQDDVSLRLNRAEESFGFRSYEVDATGDRLQLKSSIPDFRLRQRQEYKSIAQADKPIWTPVFASLLQPTLLIARAYPIRKHKQFQGFVIASLRLDGIGKFLHSLNIGKTGQAFIVDRQGTLLATSTGELPFRDRSGSRELIRATNSKNFLTRTTAQYLDQAPERLSQIHQHQKRKFHINNTPHYLAVLPFQDNYGLNWLIVIVIPESDFLAQIHVNNHITLWLCLLSVAIALLIGSLTARWVTTPLLELNAAAKKIAEGDWQQPIVIHRQDEVGELANSFNQMSQQLQHSFTEMETLNRALLSSKDQLAAYNRRLEAEIAERTEALEQANQELKRLATTDSLTQVANRRHFDEYLHQEWLHAIRSQSFLSLILCDVDYFKRYNDTYGHQSGDECLKQVAQAIAQATQRETDLVARYGGEEFGIILPCTDLAGAMQVAEVIRTNIQALQCPHAASEISPLITVSLGVASILPHPSCQSELLIAAADAALYDAKMQGRNRACGQMVMVETDDRSPPRPPSPIPRS
- a CDS encoding DUF2141 domain-containing protein yields the protein MVRSWKIGTSLLMAVSAAMFAGSAAAQYKGDLTVQVEGLKGQKGLLCYKLFSGSQGFPDSNEKAVKKDCIKITEEPIKLTFKTLTAGSYAVAVFHDTNGDRKLNRNSAGMPLEGYGFSNNPAVKTGPPKFGQAVFLVAGPNTGIRIQMKYGT
- the radA gene encoding DNA repair protein RadA codes for the protein MPKSRSLYVCSQCGAEFSQYFGKCLACEAWNTLQEQVVAASNASSARSSSLSTGRLPSRSKRSNPSAPAQPKAALTLAQISDHPQPRLSSGYVELDRVLGGGIVPGSLILIGGDPGIGKSTLLLQTANRLAQSYRVLYVCAEESGQQVKLRAMRLGVGSGEWGVESRKGGEDEEDGEGNSSSVIRHLSLTKDKGQGTKDKEPIEIQTPNSKLQTPNPPNPPSPIPNLYLLPEIDLDTILEELESLQPQIAVIDSIQALYFSALTSAPGSVAQVRECTSMLMQFAKRQNIALFIVGHVTKEGAIAGPKVLEHLVDTVLYFEGDRFASHRLLRSVKNRFGATHEIGVFEMADQGLEEVLNPSELFLGNRDEIAPGSATIVACEGTRPIVVELQALVSPTSYSSPRRSTTGIEYNRLLQILAVLEKRVGIPLSKLDAYVASSGGLNVNEPAADLGVAVAVVASFRDRIVDPRMVLIGEVGLGGQVRPVSQMELRLKEAAKLGFKRAIIPKGQTFSNVGMEVTPVGRVVDAIAIALSAQNSNQESGFHETYS
- the rpaB gene encoding response regulator transcription factor RpaB yields the protein MENHKEKILVVDDEASIRRILETRLSMIGYDVVTAADGEEALDTFRSADPDLVVLDVMMPKLDGYGVCQELRKESDVPIIMLTALGDVADRITGLELGADDYVVKPFSPKELEARIRSVLRRVEKTGTSGIPSSGVIHINNIRIDTNKRQVYKGDERIRLTGMEFSLLELLVSRSGEAFSRSEILQEVWGYTPERHVDTRVVDVHISRLRAKLEDDPSNPELILTARGTGYLFQRIIEPGENEKA
- a CDS encoding cysteine desulfurase family protein, with protein sequence MQIYLDYSATTPTRPEAIAAMQQALTEQWGNPSSLHAWGQRAATALERARVQVARLINAPSEAIVFTSGGTEADNLAILGVARQYTTPQHLIISSVEHSAIAESVRWLEQWGWQVTRLPVDRQGRVHPLDLKTALRANTVLVSIIYGQSEVGTLQPIATLGAIARDHGALFHTDAVQVAGRLPLDVQQLPVDLLSISSHKIYGPQGAGALYIRSGVELVPLISGGGQEAGLRSGTQAVATIAGFGVAAELAAQEMGTETPRLVTLRDRLFEQLKDVPGLLPTGDRWNRLPHHVSFCLQDADGDSLNGKALVRQMNLAGIGISAGAACRSGKVTPSPVLQAMGYSDRVAKSGIRLTLGRDTTEADIDWTAMVLKQVLERSRLQFALSRL
- a CDS encoding endonuclease domain-containing protein, yielding MPGQKAQKQYYKIELCPLQQLPQCIISKRFRRITFIPTTLEKLQQASEINDLWNDSPLEDELWVAMKRLGIDAERQESVKTSKGTYQLDFAIYCNQGRINVEADGDTYHSVKDRVLQDKRRDNDLETLGWRTLRFSSRDVRERMGEYCLPMIIENINRLGGLEKHGLILRSADPNANTISQQLNLFD